A single genomic interval of Mangifera indica cultivar Alphonso chromosome 5, CATAS_Mindica_2.1, whole genome shotgun sequence harbors:
- the LOC123217673 gene encoding uncharacterized protein LOC123217673, producing the protein MSVCRIINSITQLIYILILLFLTCLVCLRRDGMGLKFLLWLQYRLGCSRKVLKGEATTNWVQAIFGGMRRCRCKRRSSKIHPQTSGSLRKGWGLCSHWYGRAAHAASQAKDSETDIDICTKCSSFINFQHSKRYIILAKCFLILYLGFFFLLNFVSLHIVRIFFLRSYSE; encoded by the exons ATGAGTGTGTGTAGGATTATAAATTCTATCACTCAATTAATTTACATcctcattcttttatttttaacttgtcTCGTGTGTCTGAGAAGAGATGGTATGGGCTTAAAGTTTTTGCTTTGGCTACAGTACAGATTGGGGTGCTCTAGAAAAGTTCTCAAAGGAGAAGCGACCACCAATTG GGTACAGGCCATTTTTGGAGGCATGCGTAGATGCAGATGTAAAAGGCGAAGCTCTAAAATACATCCCCAAACTAGTGGATCCTTAAGAAAAGGCTGGG GCTTATGCTCACATTGGTATGGCCGAGCTGCACATGCTGCTTCACAGGCAAAAGATAGTGAAACTGACATTGACATTTGTACAAAATGCAGTAGCTTCATCAATTTTCAACACTCTAAGAGATATATTATCCTTGCAAAGTGTTTCTTAATACTGTATCTtggctttttctttcttcttaattttgtAAGTTTGCATATTGTGCGCATATTCTTTCTAAGATCATATTCTGAATGA
- the LOC123217685 gene encoding cytochrome b561 domain-containing protein At2g30890-like translates to MQVLQKLVSFGTILVLPSLSSSLEQANTTANGTIDNGIINQLSPKLLFEITVHGFLLWASMGLLIPVGILIIRMSNRIESGRRHRIIFYAHAISQAILLCIQLQTLAVLVATAGAVLSFRNFNNSFSNHHQKLGVALYGIIWLQALMGFFRPQRGSKGRSLWFLAHWLVGTVVSLLGIINMYTGLQAFHEKTSRSVRLWTIMFTTQISLIAFFYFFQDKWAYIQKQGVILGNELSRPTDKRAFNQRQVERIDHET, encoded by the exons ATGCAAGTTCTGCAGAAATTGGTTTCTTTCGGCACCATTCTGGTTCTACCATCTCTTAGTTCTTCTCTAGAGCAAGCGAATACCACAGCCAATGGCACGATCGACAATGGCATCATTAATCAG TTGAGTCCTAAACTGCTATTTGAGATTACGGTCCATGGGTTCCTCCTCTGGGCCTCAATGGGGCTCTTGATACCTGTTGGGATACTCATTATCAGAATGTCCAACAGAATCGAATCTGGAAGAAGACACAGAATTATTTTCTATGCTCATGCAATTTCACAGgcaa TTTTATTATGCATTCAACTGCAGACACTTGCTGTACTTGTAGCCACCGCAGGGGCGGTGCTCTCCTTCAGAAATTTCAACAACTCCTTCAGCAATCATCATCAGAAGTTAGGGGTAGCGTTATACGGTATCATATGGTTGCAGGCCCTGATGGGGTTCTTTCGCCCACAAAG GGGATCTAAAGGAAGAAGTTTGTGGTTTTTGGCACATTGGTTGGTGGGAACCGTTGTGTCGCTACTGGGAATAATCAACATGTATACTGGATTGCAAGCTTTCCATGAAAAGACATCTAGAAGCGTACGCCTTTGGACTATAATGTTCACAACTCAGATCTCTTTAATtgctttcttctatttttttcaagACAAATGGGCATATATACAAAAGCAAGGAGTGATTTTGGGTAATGAACTGTCTAGGCCCACTGATAAAAGAGCCTTCAACCAGAGGCAAGTAGAAAGAATCGACCATGAAACCTGA
- the LOC123217672 gene encoding 3-hydroxyisobutyryl-CoA hydrolase-like protein 5, translated as MAREVVNQDEPVVLGEEIQNVRLITLNRPRQLNVISSPVVSLLAKYLEKWEEDDNAKLILIKGAGRAFSAGGDLKMFYDGRTSKDSCLEVVYRMYWLCHHIHSYKKTQVSLVHGISMGGGASLMIPMKFSVVTEKTVFSTPEASIGFHTDCGFSFIHSRLPGRLGEFLALTGARLNGKELVAAGLATHFVPSEKMAELEKRLISLNTGDENVVKSAIEEFSEEVQLDEGSVLNKKLVIDECFSKDSVSEIIKSFEAQAGKEGNGWISPVLKGLKRSSPTGLTITLRSVREGRKQTLAECLKKEFRLTINILRTTISGDVYEGIRALTIDKDNAPKWDPPTLDQVDNGKVDLVFLPFEEDLELQIPDKDELRWNGKYENSVYASFDVADEVK; from the exons ATGGCCCGAGAAGTTGTTAACCAAGATGAGCCC GTTGTTCTTGGAGAAGAAATACAGAACGTCAGGCTGATTACCCTGAACCGACCTCGTCAATTGAATGTCATTTCATCACCAGTG GTGTCTCTACTGGCAAAATACTTGGAGAAATGGGAAGAAGATGACAACGCAAAGCTTATCTTAATCAAG GGAGCCGGCCGAGCTTTTTCTGCTGGTGGGGATTTGAAAATGTTCTATGATGGCAGGACATCAA AGGATTCCTGCCTAGAAGTGGTCTATAGGATGTATTGGCTTTGTCATCACATTCATTCCTATAAGAAAACCCAG GTGTCTCTTGTTCATGGAATTTCAATGGGTGGAGGTGCTTCTTTAATGATTCCAATGAAATTCTCAGTTGTCACTGAAAAAACT GTGTTTTCCACACCAGAAGCAAGTATTGGGTTTCATACTGATTGTGGTTTCTCATTCATACATTCTCGTCTTCCTGGGCGTTTAG GGGAATTCTTGGCCTTAACTGGGGCTCGGCTAAATGGTAAGGAATTGGTAGCAGCTGGACTAGCAACCCATTTTGTGCCTTCTGAG AAAATGGCTGAGCTAGAGAAGCGTTTGATAAGCTTAAACACAGGCGATGAGAATGTTGTCAAATCTGCCATTGAAGAGTTCTCTGAGGAAGTTCAACTTGATGAAGGGAGCGTTTTAAACAA GAAGTTGGTAATTGATGAGTGCTTCTCAAAGGATTCAGTGAGTGAGATTATAAAATCATTT GAAGCACAGGCAGGCAAAGAAGGAAATGGGTGGATAAGTCCAGTGCTAAAGGGATTGAAGAGGTCATCACCAACTGGATTGACAATAACACTGAGATCG GTGCGAGAAGGCAGGAAGCAAACATTGGCGGAATGTCTGAAGAAGGAATTTAGACTGACAATTAACATACTTCGAACCACTATATCTGGAGATGTCTATGAG GGTATTAGAGCTCTTACAATTGACAAGGATAATGCTCCGAAG TGGGATCCACCAACACTGGACCAAGTTGATAATGGGAAGGTAGACCTGGTTTTCTTGCCATTTGAAGAGGATTTAGAGCTTCAAATTCCAGACAAGGATGAACTCAG GTGGAATGGAAAATACGAAAATTCCGTGTATGCAAGCTTTGACGTGGCAGATGAAGTGAAATAG